The window TTGAAGGACAAGATTCCTTTTGGTAGTCTTTGATTGATCTCTAGATCTGAGAAGTTCTTATCATTGCAGGTAAATATTATGGGTTTTGGTGTATCACTAGTTGATGTCCTTCGGactatatatatcgatacactGGATTCAAAATGCTTTGGCTATGGGCGAAAGAGACGCTCAACACAGGATTCACTCCCATTTATTTGAGGAATATCAAGAGAGAGTATCTGGACATGATTGGATGAAATTCTGGATCCGGTTCACATTTTTCaaaatgtttacaaaattttctcaaaattattaatacatattaatatttaatttataatatttttgaaACATTTTAAGATACCCAATCGCAAGTTCAAATTCTCTGTGCGACATTTCGACAAACCTGGGCCATGACAGTTTTATTTCCATGCCTAAAGGTTTGTTATGTGATATTGTTGAGTGGAAAGATTAGATCGATATTTGACTACCACAACTCTGGgaagaataaaaattatatccacTCATATTATACTTGTTGGTATATGTCTTTGACTGATAATTATTGACATTATCTGATTGGTAATTATAGTGGATTTTCCCATTGGGATCATAACTCTTCTCAATACTGGTGGCCAAAGATTGTACGTACAATGATTTCATTATAAGAgagatatttattaattattgaaatatatatatataataattgaTATCAGATAAATATGAGCCGACCCAGTGGTCGAAACCGTaagaggatgagagagaatGAGTATATCATGTGTTACCCATATTATGGACACCTCAATCATGAGGTGTCATTTTTATAAACAAAATGTATTTTAATTACCTATGTAATTGACACCTCAATCATGAGGTGTCATCATTATCttttgttaattaaaaaaaaaaaagtggcaaTCATGATATTAAAACACTTTACCTTTTAGCTCTATATATGCGTTTCTCTGGATTCTGAGATTAAAACAAAACGGTAATGTATTACGGAATCAACTTctctttattgttttctttctattgaaaacaataaaacCAGCTTGAGGTCAAAAGGGACTGAACCCATTGGAAATTACTACGTGTCTTGGCTACAGTACTGAAGAAGGGCTACCATCCCAAGGAGGTGTTGCACTTGAGGTAATGATTCTCCCATTCCATGAGACggaatttaattaattcaaatcCCTATCCTAACAAATGGTTGATCCTGTTAGATTGGAAAAGAAATTCTTATTTATTCCTAGACCCTATTATGACAACATAACCTGCATGGTTTAAAATCTAGAGTAAATAGTATTACAAATAGGAATTGATTATAACTAAAACTCAGGTCATGTGGTCCCAATAAATGTTAGGATACCCAACTGGTGGTTTCAGTAATGAGACTAGATGAAGACAGTTGAATAAACATGCATTAGCATATCGATTCAACCCCTGCCCCCTCTTTTTGTGGGTGTATGTGTGTGCTCTGGTGGTTTGAGGAAGGGCCAAATAATGGATCAGACTTAGGTTGGATCCAATTATAATCAGTTCCAGATCTGATTCACTAACAGGACCAGATCTATATTTAAATCCAGGACAACCCATTATTGTAGATCCAAGTCTGATATAAAATCTTGATGGATCTTAAAAATAAATCGGTATGGGTTGTGTATTCAGATGTAAACCCTCTTTCAGTGCAGGATCCAGGTCCAGACAGTTATGACCATGATAAACATGTCTAAAACAAACTGTActcctccctctttttcttATACAGTACTTTAAGTTTGCATAAGGTAATGATTTTCCACTTTCATTCATCAATAAGTGCAAATTAAATCAGGCACACAACTTACGCATTGTGTGAATGGCATATTTTTGTAATCTTCCCAAGTAAGCATGTCTTCACTAGAAGCTTTTTGCAGTCTATCTTGTTCTTCctgtgagtgagagagagagattatgagAATGATATTTACTATTACAaattaaaaaacagaaattttttttggaaaagccCTGAAGTGAATGTCAGAAGTCAAACCCAACTCAACATTTCAGTTTTGAAAGAAGGCTGTTAGCACAAAATCAATATCTCAATGTTGAAAGAAGGCCCTTATTTAGATGTGTTGCTAACAAAAAATGATGTATTGGCTAAGAGGGGAGGTCACCTTGGATagttaaccccccccccccacacacacacacacccaatgtatatatatatatatatagaagtaGTTCTTAGCCTTCAGGGGATGAGAAACATAATTTACTTCATTTTGATAATCCATCACTATCCAAAGAATAATTTTATGCATATTCATGAAAAAGAAAGCGACGCAATGGAAACTGGTAAGTGAAAATGGGATTAGCCAGTGACAATTGTATTGGATGAAGTCTATGGAGGTTCAAGCACAACACTTGGGTTTGAAACCTGTCTCCATCTACTAACCATTTAACTGCTGATTCACTACTCAGCCCATCAAAagccaaataaaaagaaaagtaaagaattaTCCCTCCTGTTCAGCAAGTGGAAGGGGCAGCTCTGTaggattttcatttcataaaGACTAGGTAGTAAAAGAAAATGCAAGCATAAAAATTAATATGCAACAGTGAAAGTAAAATATCATCTTACGAAAAAAATTTGGCATAGTGATGTAAAATCAACTTAAGAGCTAAAGTGGATTTACCATCTTACCATTAGCTCCTTCAGTGCCATGGGAGATTGAGTGAGATAATATACAGAAAAAAGCATAGTTTTTGCCGTTGTTTCATTCCCAGCAAATAGTAAGTTGATAATGAAGTCCGCAATAACATCGTCTGGCAGATTTTCTTCCTCCAGTAGTCTCCCAAGAATGCCATTACCAACTTCTGTCGTTGGTTGTTGCctgattttctctattttcctgTTGATCTTATTAATGATAATCTCCCTTGCCTGCTAAGGGTAATACATATATCTATCAGAAACTTTACTATCTTACGATTACTACAACAGACTCCTACTctgcaaaaaaatatatatttataggtAGAGTTACAAAAATTGTCTCCAGAATTTGTATATGATATGAATGTTTATTGGGTGAAGAAAGCTTTCAAGACATTTCACCTGCATTGCAGTGCCATAAGCAAAACCAGGCAATTTGATGGGAACAGAAAGGCAACCATCAGCAAAGTCCGAAAACAGTTGGGACATCTCATTTATTTCTGATTCATCTGATACTCCCAGTAGTTGATTAACCATCAGATGAATAGCCACCTACACTCAAAATGTAATAGAGAATATTAACCAGAAAGATACTTggatcatttttccttttccatttaaATTACTCTCCCTATCATTCCTTGGGGCTCCATTCTATTGCAAGGGAAACAAATAGAAGGGAAGtaaaatcaaattaatattAAAGTGGAATCATTACCTCACAAGATGGTGTAACTAACCCCAAATCTTACcaaatttggttattaaatttcattatactttgcaatcaaattccattgatttgaaaaagtaaattacATTGAAAAGTATATCTATCTATCAAACATGGTATGAGTTTCAGGTGGGTTACACAATCATGATTACAAaaccttcctttttcttttgatttcacttccctttcagTTCCCTTTACTTGAAACCAAATAGATCTTGAGGAAATTAAGTGGTCAGATACAAACAGAAGAAAACTGAAATTTGGGAAATTCCTCTTCTCATTTGTCTATGCATAATATATGGAACCTACTGACTTAGGTACAGCTCAGTTTGTCAAGATGTTGTCCAGTTACCTACGACTTGATCGACCAGGAGGTCTAAAGTGTGTAGGCATGATATAACTAGGCAGCCCCTTTGTATCCCAGTTGCGATCCTAGGCCATAAGGCTACAGCCTAAATGTGCCCGTCAGACAAATCTATCGAAACAGAATGCCTTTTTAAATGGGTTTTGTATGCTCTAAATATGGTCATTATTTATTGGCTTTATACCTCTGAGGAATATAGACAACAAAAAAATAGGTGGGCTATGAATCTATAATCATCTAAGCTACCAGGTAAGTCTTTGCTATGGTCAATAAGCATATTAATAACCTCAGAACTAATATGCATTATATACACACTCAACCTTGTTAAAACTGAAGGTCAGAAAATGAAAACTGAATTTGATTAAGAGGAGTAGATGAATGATGAACTTtcataacaataaaaaatttagagGCTAATTAGGGCCAGTTTGGATGTCCATATATTTAAATATCATAGATCACAGTAAAAGCATAAGCATTGATGGATGGAAAATAACTAAACCAGATGATTCAGAATCATTTTGTGGGAATCTTCTAGATGCCAATACAGAACCATCAGTTATCACTCAATCCCAAATCAAAGTTTGTGCACAATTAAAAGTAATGCCAAACACATATTAGGGTTCATCCAATCAAGGAGTGACAGTCTACCATACAATAGGGGAAAAAGATTCACTTGCCTTTCTGCAAGTATCCTCAAGAAGAATGAGTTGACCATCATGAAAATTCAAGGTCTGAAGCATAACCATCTGGATGTCCTTTAAGAAATTAAACTTGAGCCTCTCAAGCCTCATCATGTTCACAGCCATCCCATGTAGTAATTTTTGTTGCTCCCCTTGCACAGTGATCACCCCATTTTTTCCAACCAAATCTCTAAAAGACTTGGGATAATTTGATTGGAATAATTTCCCTTCGTTTTGCATTATAAAGCGGTTGAAGGCTGGATCAGCTGAGACAACAGCCAATCTACCGAACAGGCTACATGAGAATATCCTTCCAAACCTGCACCAATCAATGTATAACTTAAGATTGCTTATGAACTCCTGAAAACAGAGAAATATGAACCTAAAAAGCATAGATTCAGAACTAGTCAATATCACACTTTGGCAGATTAAGGAGTGAGttcaataaacataaaaagactATTTTCTGAGCAGCAATAACTGGTAGGAACCTTATTGAGACATTTAGAGAGAGTATGCAGGCTCCATGAATCAATTCAAGCATGGAAACAGATTTTAATAAAGGTAAATTGACTTGAAGGTCATTTTCCAACTCAATGATTTACATGGAGTGCTATAATCTCAGTTTGTTACAGTGTCCCTGTGAATGGAGTAAAATTGTAATCCATGGGCTCAAGCTTGTATTACTTTTTGTGTTGCAtactctttcaaatcaatgagGTATCTGTTTTGGACGATGTTGGATTCTAAGGCTATCTTCAAAGGAAATGGGGTAACAGAAATCCACATTTTCTTCTCATTTAGTTGGCAAGAAAATTCTTTGCTTGGTACGTTTTCCACTTTCCCACGGAAAACTGGGGAAAAGGTAGTGTGTGCCATTGAAGCATGAATAGCAGTTCTTGAAAAGTCTCCCCCGTTAATGAGTatcatttttattgatttttttcttgaacACAGCCTTACACTCTCTGTGGACACTTGTTTACTTGTTCTAAGTTTCCTTCTTTGTCAGGGGATACAAAATGGTCAGTTTCTGCAAGGCTTTTGGCCAACCTAAGCACACCTAATGACAACCCAAAAATAGCCCCAACCTGATCAGTGAACAGGACAAGTGGTTGGCACAAGAGGACCTGTATCTCTCTGGATTTACAATGGTCCCACTGTTGAAAATCTCCTTCAAGAAGTTATACAGCCATCAATAACTTCTTCAATAGAGACTTCTTTATTGTAATCCATACATCACTTTTTGATTCTGATGGAGAAGCCTTAGAGGattaaatgcaagaaaaaaattattcccCTCAATGGTGATTGCTCTTCTTCTAATCATAGACATCTTAGTACTAGTATGCAATCCTTTTCTGAATGAACAGAATATGCCACTCCATGAAAGCAATTTGATTCGACTCTGGGGTGTAAATAGGTTCAGGTCTTGCTAGATTCTCATAGGCTTGAGCCTGAGCCCTTCTTTTGCATGATTTCAATATGAACCTGGGCCTATGTTCTGACTAATTAACTGCTTAGTTATATTTGCTTCACTTTTTcccccctaaagccaagtatcAATCTCAAGCTAGGAATTAGGTGAAACCAACAATAAAATCACTAAGAAGAAGGGAGATGGaattgtttttacttttatttttcacttCTTTACATACCTTTTAACCTGGTCTTCAACAAAACGAGGTGGATGAGAGCTTGCTACAGCACTGTACCAGGCAAAACTATCACCAAATAATGGCCAACCTCTTCTCCCAGGTGGCAATTTGGAAATGTCTCTAGCAGTTCTTTTTAACTTATATTGTAGATATTTAGCAAGTAAAACAGCTGAGAATATtattgcaataaaaaaaaaccatgtcACAAAATATTTTTCTCCCATCTTATTCCAAAGTTTGACAAGAAGTCGACAAATTTTGCAATCCAACTATAGTTTCTCGTAGATGGATGGGAGCTCAGACCTGTAAGAAGAGATCATCAAATCAGTTGAGCCTGATgataaataattgaatattTACCTCCATAAGTAAATGAATGATGAAGTAATTTATGACTATTCCACTTCTTTTCAAAGAAAATTACACATAACTTGATTCCATAGTACACTTTAAGaactagattaataaccaacATCACACAAACTGTAATAAATTATTCCACAAATAGATCAACCATTCTTTCTAGATACACTTGAGAACTGGAGTAACAATCCACATCAGACAAACTGTAATGAAGTATTCCAAGAACAGATAAATCTCATGTCTCATGAAGCTTATATAAAAGGTGCTTCAATTTTCAACAGGTCCCACGGCTAGGTTTCTGCTTATAAGCAGATGAAAATTCAAGCTCTCATAAGTCATTACTTTAGTTTAGACTACCTTTACTTTCCTGGGATAGCCAGAATATAAGTTATATCATGCTATTTCAatccca is drawn from Macadamia integrifolia cultivar HAES 741 chromosome 7, SCU_Mint_v3, whole genome shotgun sequence and contains these coding sequences:
- the LOC122083353 gene encoding abietadienol/abietadienal oxidase, producing the protein MGEKYFVTWFFFIAIIFSAVLLAKYLQYKLKRTARDISKLPPGRRGWPLFGDSFAWYSAVASSHPPRFVEDQVKRFGRIFSCSLFGRLAVVSADPAFNRFIMQNEGKLFQSNYPKSFRDLVGKNGVITVQGEQQKLLHGMAVNMMRLERLKFNFLKDIQMVMLQTLNFHDGQLILLEDTCRKVAIHLMVNQLLGVSDESEINEMSQLFSDFADGCLSVPIKLPGFAYGTAMQAREIIINKINRKIEKIRQQPTTEVGNGILGRLLEEENLPDDVIADFIINLLFAGNETTAKTMLFSVYYLTQSPMALKELMEEQDRLQKASSEDMLTWEDYKNMPFTQCVIDETLRLGGIAIWLMREAKEEISYQDFIIPKGCFVVPFLSAVHLDESIYKDALKFDPWRWLDPDNQAKRNWRTSPFYAPFGGGARFCPGAELARLQIALFLHYFVTRYWWSQLKEDHMSFFPSARLVNGFQICITKRTDKVAIK